ATGTAGTAAAGATCCTACCCAAACCTATTATAATGGGAGGCAGCACCATCCAGTATGGATTACAGCTATCCCTTCTATTGCAATACATTGGTATATCTACCTCCACACAAGTGATTTTAAGTAATGTCAACTTATGCCCAACTAACTTCTTCtctatgttatatatattttcaccTAAGGGTGCTGATTTCACGAACTTTAGGGACTCTGCCTTTGTTGCACCTAATACCCATAACCTTAAGGGCACCTCTGTCGCCACTGGGAAGGAGACTTTCCTCAACTGCACGCCAACCCAGGGAGCTACAAAACGGCAATAGAGACTGTGCAGCCATGCTCACACATATAAACTGCGGCTATGTTCGCTGCACAGGTCCTGTAACCTTTTGCCACTCCTCAGTCCCTGTGTCTCCTGGCTATTGCCATGTAAAGATCTTGTGCAACTGCTTCTGACCTTGAAGCTATGCTGGCAGGTGGGTTCTCGGTTGACCTGGTTTCGTCGGGAGGCTTCTTTCTCAACGCCTCCTGGTACGGGGTCCCAAGTTTGTCCTGGACAGGTATAAAGTTAATGGTACAGTTTCAGTTACCTAATTGTTGATGTCCATGCCTGCCGTATGCCAGTGCTGTCAGCTTGGCTCGGTTTCTTACAGATACCTTATAGACATTCCGGAGTTAGTTGTTTATCATATTATAACAATTAAGCTTTGGAATGAACTGCAATGGGGGTCTTCAGTAAATTTTTACTCAGGGCACtggttatatatattttatctggTATTAGAGCGAGTCGCTTTTATGCAATGCTACTTACCATATAGACTAGGCTCAGAGGTGAAGGGCATCTTTTATAATGGCCGATGTCTAATAAGACAATTTGTTCTTCCTCTAATTAAGTATTTAAAGGGttttgtcatcagaaaaatgggtattaacctggctgacattagcgatgaacataactatataactatattagtcccatgtcactatgtgccgccgttatttagaaaaacaaacttttataatatgcaaatgagcctctaggagcagagggggcgttgcacctgctcctagaggctccgttcgcccacctctttccacgcccttctacacttgattgacagggccagaccagcattggtctcctcctgccggccctgtctgctggggaaatcttgcgcctgctccgtcccgttcagtattcagcgcaggcgcagtgagggaaggacgctggCCGGCTGTCGGCTTCCTCGCTGCAATATAttcagtgcaggcgcagtgaggaagccggcagccaGCAAGCGCCCTTCCCTCATTATGCCTGTCTATAAACAGAGTTAGGTCTGTTGATCAAGGATGCAGATAAAGTGACATTTCAGAGTTAGGTCTGGGTTCACAAATTCTGTCATCAAGATTTCGTTTTCTGGCAGAATCAAAAGGTTTCTGTCTCAGGTTTATTCCTGATTCTATTAAACTGTATTTTTATCTAATGAGAAATATCTTAGATATGTTGTCCATAGacttggtcccccccccccctaaattaTAATTTGGTACGTCTACTGTTGTGCTGTCATGAGGGATGAGCTGGAAAATAGGAATTACCGGTGGACTTACCAGTAATTCGGTTTCCAGAGATTCCCTCATGACAGCACCCGTACATTCCCTCCCTTACTAACTACTATGTAAATATTGCATATAAGATTTTCTTATGATTTTAATAAATTGGTTGTATCCATCCTGTTGTAGTAATCTGGAAAAACACTGGTGGGTGGAGGTGGGATGGGACCTTTTAACCTCTCCATTTCCTGTCCCAAGAAGGTCAAAGGGGAACAACCTCCTGTTGTGCTGTCATGAGGGGATCCTTTTTTTCATTTCAACTAAATGTCATATATCCTAAGATGTAGGAACGTAGAAACATGGAATATtgtcggcagaaaaaaaaacacatgtttaTTCACTTACTGTCAATTTCCAACCACATCTGATGGGAGTTTGCTCCAACTACTCTTTCAGTGTAGAAATATTTTCTGACATTGGTTCTGATCATTTTTCCAACTAGATTTAGATTGTGTCCCCCTGTTCGTGTGTtgagctttttttcttttttttttattaaaaacacttcccTCCTGAACCTCATTTGTGCATTTACCATATTAAAGGTTTCAATAATGTCCACATTGCCCTTCTTTCCTCAAAACTATGCACTTTAAGCTCTTTGAGTCCCTCCTCTTATGCTTCAGACCCTCCACAATTTTTGTAGCCTCCTTTTGCACCCGTTCCATTTTATCTATATCTTTATGTAGGTGGAGTCTCCAGAACTAGACACAGTATTCCAGATGTGGTCTTAATAGCTCTCTATACAGCAGGGTCACAATCTCTCTTTTTCTACTGGTTACACCTCTAACTATACAGACAAGCATCCTACTTGCTTTCCCTGCTGCCTGCCTACACTGTGCACGGAGTTTGAAGCTTTCTGTCTGATGTCAGGACTCAGAGATCCTTCTCTTCTGAAGTCTTGGCTAACACAGAACTGCCAATATGATAGTCAGACAGAGGGTTCCTTGcacccaggtgcattattttacaTAAGGAAACTTTTTTTAGCTAAATCTTTTTTTCATGTTACTAATGCCTCCAGGAATATCTACACTTTTACACACTTTTATGACATTGGAAAACAGGCAAATCTTGCCTACCAAACCTTCTCCTATGTCACctacaaaaatatttaaaagattATGACCCAGGAAAGACCCTTGAGGTACCCCACTTGTAACCTGTCTCACCTCAGAATGCACACCATTAACAACAACACTCTGACATCTATTCATCAACCAACAGCAAATCCACCGAACTATCCAGGCACTAAGTCCAATCTTCAATAATGTATCTATCGGTTCTTTACATGGCTGGGATTCAAAGGCTTTGCTGAAGTCCAGGTAGGCAATATCCATGGCGCCACCTTCGTCCAACACTTTTGTGACACAGTGAAAGAAATAAACAAGAATAATTTGACATGATCTGCTCTCAGTGAAGCCATGCtgttttttagatggtcaactaTCTCTTCTTTTTCAGAAGGGTTTCGATTATTTTTATTACTACCGAGGTCAAGCTAACTAGGTCTGTAGATTCCAGCTTCTGTACCTGTCTTGTGTCACTAGCCTATgggaaacagcgagaaggctgttGAGATTCTGCAagttgccactgccttctcaaacagctgattggcgggggtcccagttGTCAGAGCCCGCcattcagatgctgatgatctatccaaaggaaagatcatcagtaagaaaaaggtgTAGAACCCATTTAAGACTGGCACTTTGATAGTAGTGTAAGATTGTTCCCAGTTTGTTATTGTATCAAACAATAAACATTTGTGGTCACTGGTACCCAAATGTTCTTCCATCTTAACATCAGACACCAGATCCAATTACTGAAGAATAATGGTGGATTTACATGTGACAAGGAGCAGctgattatcgggaaggaagcattcctcaATGGGGGTGAAGTGCTGCATTTCCATGCAGCGTTCAGTGAGGGTgaagcactgcatttacatgcagcgatcacctaaGCAGTATGAAAACAtggctcatcctcatacagcaacattgtttctgggcagcaaagtGCTGTTTAGACaatacgatctgctgcccagaaacaataatctACTTGCCTGCACAAATGACAACTTCACCCAGTGAACATGCGTTTTGCtagttcattgggtgatcggcagcacctttagacaggcagattgtcgggaacgagcgTTCGCAGGAACGTTTGTCCCTGTTAATCTTCCTGACTATCAAGATGTGTAAACCCACCTTTAATCTACAATGTTGTCTCCTCTGGTTGGAAAATATCTTTCAGAGATGCTCCTTTAAGTGCGTCAATTAGATTCCTGCTGTTGCATGTAAGAGCACTAGAGATATTTCAGTCTACAACAGACATGTGGAAGTCGCTCATAAGTATAATATCTACCTTTCTGACCATTTGAGAAATTTCATCAACCAACTTGTTATCATAATCCTCACTTTGCCCTGGAGGCCTCTATACCACACCAATCCTAAAAACAGCTCTCTTTAGTTTGCTTGCAAATCAACAGTTTTGAGCTCTTTGTGAGTCTCCTGAATTACTGTAGATTTGAGACTATCCTTGACTTAAATGGCTACTCTACCACCTCTTCTGTCTACTCACTCTTTCCTGTACAGTGTGTAACCAGGTGAGGCTATTTCCCAGTCATTACAATCCTTGAACCATTGCAACCAGATCTAATTTATCCCTAGATTTGATCGCTAAAAGTTTGCAGAGCTTGTTTCCTAAGCTACTAGCATTTGTACATAGCATCTATTATAAGGCCAGAGCATCTATCATGTAACATAATTTTGGGTTAAGTATAGATAGATTATGGAATCCTTGTGGTTTATGTCTATAGCTAAAATGGTCTAAGATACATTTTTGGCTCTAATCCATAACCCATAATTGATGCAGTAGATAGTTATTTTGGGTCAGCAAGGCAATTGTATAGGTCCTCGTATGTTAAGACATGGTGACATCATGATGTTCAGCTATAAAGGGTGCTTTTTCTTTTCATAACTGCCTAGCTTGTAAACTATAGAGCTGGCATCTCAGAACTAAAATAGATAGTAGATGGAGAAATAAGCGGGTCCTTTGAAGTTGCAAATGTCTTCATCTGTTAATACCTATACTTGAGTATGCACTTGAGATGAGGTGAGGAAACCAGTATGCATTAGCAAATGTGATTCTACAGGGACATATTCAATTACCCACCCATTAGCCATCGACGTTATTTTTAATCCTTGACAGGTATTCTAAACAGCATCAGATTCCATCTGGACTTTTCTTGGTGTTCTAAAGCTTGGAATGTTTATTGGAGATTTATCCAAGTTTAAAAATCCAGACTTTTAAACATCCACTATCAGGATGTAGATACCTCCATAAATAACAATGTGCATAGCACATCATGTTTTATTTCCCCTCTGCTTTTTCATGAACTTTTGCCAGAAACAGTCCATTCACAGGTTTGATATGGCAATTTAACTTCGCTGTTTGTATAGTTCAGACATTGGAGACAAAGAAGACATTTTCTTTAGAGCCACTTCTGTCCTCCTCATCACCAGACACTCCTCCAGTTATCAGTAACTCTTGAGATTAATCACAGTTACCATGTAAACAATACATTGTAATGGAACGACAGACATGCCACTCTCAACAGACTCCATAAAATATTATTCTAGAAGAAACAGAAGTCTCAGAGCTTGAAGCTTATGTAAATGCATGGAAGATGGGCAACACAATCAGAGGAATCATTGCTTTCATCCCTTCTAACACCTGTCAAAAATACCTTTTTGGAGACTTGGAAGAAATGCCTATTGATAAGATGGTTGATTTGAGCAGTATGCAGCTGAGGAGGTTTCCGCTAAAGGTATGTGCATTTACAGAACTTATCAAGTTATACTTGAGTGACAACAATTTAAACAACCTTCCTCCAGAACTtgaactcctgcagaacctccaGATCCTTGCCTTGGACTTTAACAATTTTAAGGTTCTTCCACTAGTTGTATGCAGCTTAAAGCAGCTATCGATATTATACCTTGGAAATAATAGAATTAAAGATCTTCCACAGGAGCTCTGTTACCTCAAGAACCTACACACTCTTTGGATTGAATCAAATTATTTAACAAATTTGCCGCTTGTCATTTGTGAACTGACTCTCCTGAAGACACTTCATGTTGGCTGCAATCCAATTCATAATATGCCCAAGGAGCTGAAAAATCTAACAGAATTGCGCAGCATTTGGATGTCAGGGAGTCTCCTCACAGAATTCCCACCTGTTTTACTAGAAATGCCTTTCCTGGAAGTTATTGATGTTGACCGAAATGGTATAGGATTTTTCCCAAGTCTGGTGCACCTGACAGGATTGAAGCTTGTTATCTACGACCATAATCCATGTAGAAATGCTCCTAAAGTTGCAAAAGGGGTTCGAAGAGTGGGCAGATGGTCTGAAGAGAGCCCAGAACCCAAGAAAAAGTTTGAAGTGGAAGCAGAGCTTGAAAAGGCTTCAGAGAGTCAAGAGACACAACCTGCAGCACCTAAGGAGCTTCCAGCTCAGAACAGTGATAATCCACAAGAGGCCACGTCTAAATTAATCTGATTGTATATTAAATCCAAATAAAAAACAGTATGGACTTAATATGTTCTAAAATTATGGATTATTTAAATGACTTTAGACTAAATTAAACAATGCTCATTACTATGAGGAAATCCAAGTTCATTTTCTGTAAGTAAAGCTATTATTGGTTGTGAAAATAAATGTTCATTTCTTCTTTGAGCTACtaactttatttttcaaaatgttaCATTTTTGTGAATTCTATTTAATAGTATTGCACTAAGTGACATAACTGAACAAAGAATTATAAAGCAGATGCACAGCCTGTCTCTGGTTTATTTTCTGTGGGGGCTCATTTACAAATGCATATTCTATATTTTGCATTTTGAAGGTTTCACATTCCTTCATTAGTGAGTTTGCATGGCTGGATTTTTATTTGCCTGTGTGCCCTATCAGACCTTTTAAAGATATGTCAATGAAGCCTGAAACACAGTggtctttttttacacaattattaACTCAACAGTATTTGTATTTAAAATACAGAtgaaataatacaaataatattaCATTTATTTAAACACAATACACACATAAAAAGAGCTAAAAGCAAACAAAATGTTCCATATTCAGCATATGCCCAACAATAGCATTCTTCATTATCTAAATTCAATGTAAAAACTGCATATGTTTGACTGGATTCATTTAGCAATTAAGCCTTTCATTTACATGACTGTAGATGGATATTAAGGTGTACTAAATATGTTTGTAGAGCTAAGTGATTTTGCATATTAAAATATTGCAGATGATTTAAGGAGCACATGTAACATGTCACATTTATTGTCACAGTCTTCCAGATTTTGAGATGCCTTCCTTTTTTGAATTCATAACGTGAGTGTGCAGCTTTTAACACCATATGGGCAATTTGTCAAT
The Bufo gargarizans isolate SCDJY-AF-19 chromosome 2, ASM1485885v1, whole genome shotgun sequence genome window above contains:
- the LRRC10 gene encoding leucine-rich repeat-containing protein 10, with amino-acid sequence MGNTIRGIIAFIPSNTCQKYLFGDLEEMPIDKMVDLSSMQLRRFPLKVCAFTELIKLYLSDNNLNNLPPELELLQNLQILALDFNNFKVLPLVVCSLKQLSILYLGNNRIKDLPQELCYLKNLHTLWIESNYLTNLPLVICELTLLKTLHVGCNPIHNMPKELKNLTELRSIWMSGSLLTEFPPVLLEMPFLEVIDVDRNGIGFFPSLVHLTGLKLVIYDHNPCRNAPKVAKGVRRVGRWSEESPEPKKKFEVEAELEKASESQETQPAAPKELPAQNSDNPQEATSKLI